From Corvus moneduloides isolate bCorMon1 chromosome 4, bCorMon1.pri, whole genome shotgun sequence, one genomic window encodes:
- the SUN2 gene encoding SUN domain-containing protein 2 isoform X1: MSRRSQRLVTTTRYYPGDDDATTSSSSTSLLGGTQLPFKETTGRTIRRKSSSTKRLSPAPSTQTSYYSESMMSESYLGGSRGLAALGSSMLDDDLDSSTYWGGELSTRRRRGTGDTESSKINGVLESKTYDAYTSSSGYSSEDDYAGHYYSGQSSSGSGLRTAASRVGSFLWQVFTSPVRFMGWLFSGLAGAWHRLTGTASHLHSIPFSRRYPRLKRSLLLLLLLLLLAAAAYGAWYFYPYGLSTLSLPSFAWWGAGKLSSSSDVPGAGDLTTLDQGGHRLLARFQSLEKRFEALEAELSRWELRRGAAAVTAGGEPPPGDILAQLEGLVSRRDAGLKEHLRTDMANHLQGELDALRVQVQRDLDGRLGKMAQASREMEARLLELNSEWQSSVQESLQGTFRQEVGKLEQEVAALRRELASLKSDQEVMGKHVEGILEQLKTVRADVEAQFPVWISRFLSQSQQDGAAAFILQREDLQAELQALERKILAKVLEDRRLSARDAQAGIGVALRQGGTAGVTEEQVHLIVGQALKRYSEDRVGMVDYALESAGASVINTRCSETYETRTALLSLFGIPLWYHSQSPRVILQPDVNPGNCWAFRGSQGFAVIRLSGIIRPTAVTLEHIPKALSPQGTIPSAPKDFAVYGLKEEGEEEGLLLGQFTYNHDGDPIQTFYLEGDSMGTYQLVELRVLSNWGHPEYTCIYRFRVHGELAH, encoded by the exons ATGTCCCGCCGCAGCCAGCGCCTTGTCACCACCACCCGCTATTACCCCGGGGACGATGATGCCAcgaccagcagcagcagcacatccctgctggGTGGGACACAGCTCCCCTTCAAGGAGACCACCGGCAG GACGATCAGGAGGAAATCGAGTAGCACAAAGCGCCTGTCTCCCGCCCCCAGCACCCAAACCTCCTACTACAGCGAGTCCATGATGAGCGAGTCCTACCTGGGGGGCAGCCGGGGCcttgctgccctgggcagctccatGCTGGATGATGACCTGGACAGCAGCACGTACTGGG GTGGGGAGCTCTCCACCAGGAGGAGAAGaggcacaggggacactgagTCCAGTAAGATCAATGGGGTACTGGAGAGCAAGACATACGACGCCTACACGTCTTCATCTGGGTACTCCTCGGAGGACGACTATGCTG GTCACTATTACTCAGGCCAGAGTAGCTCCGGGTCAGGTCTGAGAACTGCAGCCTCCCGGGTGGGCTCCTTCCTCTGGCAGGTGTTCACCTCCCCAG TTCGGTTCATGGGGTGGCTGTTCTCGGGGCTGGCAGGGGCCTGGCACCGCCTCACCGGCACGGCTTCCCACTTGCACAGCatccccttctccag GCGCTACCCACGTCTGAAGAggtccctcctgctgctgctgctgctcctgctccttgctgctgccGCCTACG GAGCTTGGTACTTCTACCCATATGGGCTGTCGACACTCAGCCTGCCTTCCTTCGCATGGTGGGGAGCTGGaaagctttcctcctcctccgaTGTTCCTGGGGCAGGGGACCTGACCACGCTGGACCAG GGGGGGCACCGGCTCCTGGCTCGCTTCCAGTCCCTGGAGAAGCGCTTTGAGGCACTGGAGGCCGAGCTGTCCCGGTGGGAGCTGCGTCGTGGGGcggcagcagtgacagcaggggGAGAGCCACCCCCAGGGGACATCCTTGCGCAGCTGGAAGGGCTGGTGAGCCGCCGGGACGCGGGGCTGAAGGAGCATCTCCGCACCGACATGGCCAATCACCTCCAG GGCGAGCTGGATGCCCTCCGAGTCCAGGTGCAGAGGGATTTAGACGGGCGCCTGGGGAAGATGGCACAAGCTTCTCGG GAGATGGAAGCGCGTTTGCTGGAGCTGAACTCAGAGTGGCAGAG CTCAGTGCAGGAGAGCCTGCAAGGGACCTTCCGGCAGGAGGTGGGCAAactggagcaggaggtggcagcCTTGAGGAGGGAGCTGGCAAGCCTCAAGTCAGACCAGGAGGTGATGGGGAAGCACGTGGAGGGGATACTGGAGCAGCTGAAGACAGTGCGGGCTGAT GTGGAAGCGCAGTTCCCGGTGTGGATCAGTCGGTTCCTGTCACAGTCCCAGCAGGATGGTGCCGCTGCCTTCATCCTGCAGCGGGAAGACTTGCAAGCAGagctccaggctctggagcGCAAGATCCTTGCAAAAGTCCTGGAGGACCGGAGACTGTCGGCGCGGGATGCTCAGGCTGGGATTGGAGTAGCCCTGAGGCAAGGAGGGACTGCAGGAGTGACAGAGGAG caaGTGCATCTCATCGTGGGCCAGGCCCTGAAGCGCTACAGCGAGGACCGTGTGGGGATGGTTGACTACGCCCTCGAGTCAGCAG GGGCCAGCGTCATCAACACTCGCTGCTCAGAGACCTACGAGACACGGACAGCGCTGCTGAGCTTGTTCGGCATCCCCCTGTGGTACCACTCGCAGTCCCCCCGTGTCATCCTGCAG CCAGACGTCAACCCTGGGAACTGCTGGGCATTTCGTGGCTCCCAGGGCTTTGCTGTCATCCGCCTCTCCGGCATCATCCGCCCCACGGCTGTGACGCTAGAGCACATCCCAAAAGCCCTCTCACCCCAGGGGAccatccccagtgcccccaaGGACTTTGCTGTCTAC GGCTtaaaggaagaaggagaggaggagggccTTCTCCTTGGACAGTTCACCTACAACCATGATGGCGACCCCATCCAAACATTTTACTTGGAG
- the SUN2 gene encoding SUN domain-containing protein 2 isoform X2 — protein sequence MSRRSQRLVTTTRYYPGDDDATTSSSSTSLLGGTQLPFKETTGRTIRRKSSSTKRLSPAPSTQTSYYSESMMSESYLGGSRGLAALGSSMLDDDLDSSTYWGGELSTRRRRGTGDTESSKINGVLESKTYDAYTSSSGYSSEDDYAGHYYSGQSSSGSGLRTAASRVGSFLWQVFTSPVRFMGWLFSGLAGAWHRLTGTASHLHSIPFSRRYPRLKRSLLLLLLLLLLAAAAYGAWYFYPYGLSTLSLPSFAWWGAGKLSSSSDVPGAGDLTTLDQGGHRLLARFQSLEKRFEALEAELSRWELRRGAAAVTAGGEPPPGDILAQLEGLVSRRDAGLKEHLRTDMANHLQGELDALRVQVQRDLDGRLGKMAQASREMEARLLELNSEWQSSVQESLQGTFRQEVGKLEQEVAALRRELASLKSDQEVMGKHVEGILEQLKTVRADVEAQFPVWISRFLSQSQQDGAAAFILQREDLQAELQALERKILAKVLEDRRLSARDAQAGIGVALRQGGTAGVTEEQVHLIVGQALKRYSEDRVGMVDYALESAGASVINTRCSETYETRTALLSLFGIPLWYHSQSPRVILQPDVNPGNCWAFRGSQGFAVIRLSGIIRPTAVTLEHIPKALSPQGTIPSAPKDFAVYEWGPSMLASPSPSSALSVCITSGFPL from the exons ATGTCCCGCCGCAGCCAGCGCCTTGTCACCACCACCCGCTATTACCCCGGGGACGATGATGCCAcgaccagcagcagcagcacatccctgctggGTGGGACACAGCTCCCCTTCAAGGAGACCACCGGCAG GACGATCAGGAGGAAATCGAGTAGCACAAAGCGCCTGTCTCCCGCCCCCAGCACCCAAACCTCCTACTACAGCGAGTCCATGATGAGCGAGTCCTACCTGGGGGGCAGCCGGGGCcttgctgccctgggcagctccatGCTGGATGATGACCTGGACAGCAGCACGTACTGGG GTGGGGAGCTCTCCACCAGGAGGAGAAGaggcacaggggacactgagTCCAGTAAGATCAATGGGGTACTGGAGAGCAAGACATACGACGCCTACACGTCTTCATCTGGGTACTCCTCGGAGGACGACTATGCTG GTCACTATTACTCAGGCCAGAGTAGCTCCGGGTCAGGTCTGAGAACTGCAGCCTCCCGGGTGGGCTCCTTCCTCTGGCAGGTGTTCACCTCCCCAG TTCGGTTCATGGGGTGGCTGTTCTCGGGGCTGGCAGGGGCCTGGCACCGCCTCACCGGCACGGCTTCCCACTTGCACAGCatccccttctccag GCGCTACCCACGTCTGAAGAggtccctcctgctgctgctgctgctcctgctccttgctgctgccGCCTACG GAGCTTGGTACTTCTACCCATATGGGCTGTCGACACTCAGCCTGCCTTCCTTCGCATGGTGGGGAGCTGGaaagctttcctcctcctccgaTGTTCCTGGGGCAGGGGACCTGACCACGCTGGACCAG GGGGGGCACCGGCTCCTGGCTCGCTTCCAGTCCCTGGAGAAGCGCTTTGAGGCACTGGAGGCCGAGCTGTCCCGGTGGGAGCTGCGTCGTGGGGcggcagcagtgacagcaggggGAGAGCCACCCCCAGGGGACATCCTTGCGCAGCTGGAAGGGCTGGTGAGCCGCCGGGACGCGGGGCTGAAGGAGCATCTCCGCACCGACATGGCCAATCACCTCCAG GGCGAGCTGGATGCCCTCCGAGTCCAGGTGCAGAGGGATTTAGACGGGCGCCTGGGGAAGATGGCACAAGCTTCTCGG GAGATGGAAGCGCGTTTGCTGGAGCTGAACTCAGAGTGGCAGAG CTCAGTGCAGGAGAGCCTGCAAGGGACCTTCCGGCAGGAGGTGGGCAAactggagcaggaggtggcagcCTTGAGGAGGGAGCTGGCAAGCCTCAAGTCAGACCAGGAGGTGATGGGGAAGCACGTGGAGGGGATACTGGAGCAGCTGAAGACAGTGCGGGCTGAT GTGGAAGCGCAGTTCCCGGTGTGGATCAGTCGGTTCCTGTCACAGTCCCAGCAGGATGGTGCCGCTGCCTTCATCCTGCAGCGGGAAGACTTGCAAGCAGagctccaggctctggagcGCAAGATCCTTGCAAAAGTCCTGGAGGACCGGAGACTGTCGGCGCGGGATGCTCAGGCTGGGATTGGAGTAGCCCTGAGGCAAGGAGGGACTGCAGGAGTGACAGAGGAG caaGTGCATCTCATCGTGGGCCAGGCCCTGAAGCGCTACAGCGAGGACCGTGTGGGGATGGTTGACTACGCCCTCGAGTCAGCAG GGGCCAGCGTCATCAACACTCGCTGCTCAGAGACCTACGAGACACGGACAGCGCTGCTGAGCTTGTTCGGCATCCCCCTGTGGTACCACTCGCAGTCCCCCCGTGTCATCCTGCAG CCAGACGTCAACCCTGGGAACTGCTGGGCATTTCGTGGCTCCCAGGGCTTTGCTGTCATCCGCCTCTCCGGCATCATCCGCCCCACGGCTGTGACGCTAGAGCACATCCCAAAAGCCCTCTCACCCCAGGGGAccatccccagtgcccccaaGGACTTTGCTGTCTAC GAGTGGGGGCCAAGCATGCTTGCgtctccctctccctcttctgcCCTGAGTGTGTGCATCACCTCTGGTTTCCCTCTCTGA
- the LOC116443176 gene encoding extracellular serine/threonine protein kinase FAM20C-like, whose amino-acid sequence MRCRLQMLFQRKFKISLLFLLLLALLVHLVMDFALPTAHRPCGCDTKAPKAVGVLSGSPMPAGLKKLSLRILQDFSGSNGSLEKSSQPWRVGLHVRAGEPGVQQQHEEGNAGWTKGSKLAALFEHPLYNIPIPEVTEKDKLFIVNPMEKFSLHSSGSDEWVSSSKAETLLPTGKTAYDTYPTWLKFHVGINRYELYPRRDPLLPTLLRDLATQRIVSSVQKSGGTQLKLIMTFPNYGQALFKPMKQTRDQETPIDFFYFSDFERHNAEIAAFHLDRILDFRRIPPVSGRLVNITKEIRDVTTDKKLAKTFFISPAGNVCFYGECSYYCSTEHALCGKPDRLEGSMAALLPDKTLAKRRSWRSPWRRSYHKSKKAEWELNPNYCAQVRETPPYNRGRRLLDLIDMTILDFLMGNMDRHHYETFEKFGNDTFLLHLDNGRGFGTHSRDEPSILAPLQQCCSIKKSTYLRLQLLATQPYRLSDLLREALATDPLAPVLAEPHLWALDRRLGKVLAAVGHCLARAARQEEVLVDDVGSWV is encoded by the exons ATGCGGTGCCGGCTGCAAAtgcttttccagaggaaatttaaaatcagccttctctttcttctgctcttggCCCTTCTTGTGCACCTGGTGATGGATTTTGCTCTCCCCACAGCCCACAGGCCGTGTGGCTGTGATACAAAAGCACCAAAAGCTGTGGGTGTCCTGTCAGGCAGCCCCATGCCAGCTGGCCTCAAAAAGCTGAGCCTGCGAATCCTTCAGGATTTCAGTGGAAGCAATGGCTCCTTGGAGAAAAGTTCCCAGCCATGGAGAGTGGGGCTGCATGTAAGGGCTGGAGAGCCAGGGGTCCAACAGCAGCACGAAGAGGGGAATGCAGGGTGGACCAAGGGATCAAAGCTGGCAGCACTCTTCGAGCATCCTCTTTACAACATCCCAATCCCAGAGGTGACAGAGAAAGACAAGCTGTTTATCGTCAACCCCATGGAGAAGTTCAGCCTGCACAGCAGCGGGAGTGACGAATG GGTCAGCAGCAGTAAAGCCGAGACGCTCCTCCCGACAGGGAAGACGGCCTACGACACCTACCCCACCTGGCTCAAATTCCATGTCGGCATCAACCGCTATGAGCTGTACCCCCGCCGGGACCCCTTGCTGCCCACGCTCCTCCGGGATTTGGCCACGCAAAGGATCGTCAGCTCGG TCCAGAAGTCTGGCGGGACCCAGCTCAAGCTCATCATGACGTTCCCGAACTATGGGCAGGCCCTCTTCAAGCCCATGAA gCAGACCCGGGACCAGGAGACCCCCATTGATTTCTTCTACTTCTCAGACTTTGAGCGGCACAATGCAGAGATTGCAGCCTTCCACCTAGACAG GATCCTGGATTTCCGGCGAATCCCCCCAGTTTCTGGTCGTTTGGTCAACATAACAAAGGAGATTCGGGATGTCACCACAGACAAGAAACTGGCCAAGACTTTCTTCATCTCCCCAG CGGGTAACGTCTGCTTCTATGGGGAGTGCTCCTACTACTGCTCCACCGAGCACGCCCTCTGTGGCAAACCGGACCGGCTGGAGGGCTCcatggctgccctgctccctgacAAGACCCTGGCCAAGCGCCGCTCCTGGCGCAGCCCCTGGCGCCGCTCCTACCACAAGAGCAAGAAGGCTGA GTGGGAGCTGAACCCCAACTACTGCGCTCAGGTGCGAGAGACACCACCCTACAACAGGGGCCGTCGCCTCCTCGACCTCATCGACATGACCATCCTCGATTTCCTCATGG GCAACATGGACCGGCACCACTACGAGACCTTTGAGAAATTTGGGAATGACACTTTCCTGCTCCACCTGGACAACGGTCGTGG cttCGGCACACACTCGCGTGATGAACCGTCCATCCTGGCCCccctccagcagtgctgcag CATCAAGAAGTCGACTTACCTgcggctgcagctgctggccaCCCAGCCCTACCGCCTGAGCGACCTGCTGCGGGAGGCGCTGGCCACAGATCCACTGGCCCCTGTCCTGGCCGAGCCCCACCTGTGGGCACTGGACCGGCGCCTGGGGAAAGTGCTGGCGGCAGTGGGACACTGCCTGGCCAGGGCAGCCCGCCAGGAagaggtgctggtggatgaTGTGGGGTCATGGGTGTGA